A region from the Streptosporangium sp. NBC_01756 genome encodes:
- a CDS encoding GntR family transcriptional regulator, which translates to MLLTLDLNDPRPLHEQVSGTIRRAIADGSYAPGDRLPPARDLADALGINANTVLRALRELRDEGLLEFRRGRGVSVLSRPDARVVLEEAARELLAEADRYGYGPEEVIHIIRELS; encoded by the coding sequence ATGTTGCTCACTTTGGATCTGAACGACCCCCGGCCGCTCCACGAGCAGGTCTCCGGGACGATCCGGCGTGCCATCGCCGACGGCTCCTACGCGCCCGGAGACCGGCTGCCGCCCGCCCGGGATCTGGCGGACGCGCTGGGAATCAACGCCAACACCGTGCTGCGCGCGCTGCGTGAACTGCGCGACGAGGGCCTGCTGGAGTTCCGCCGCGGGCGGGGCGTCAGCGTGCTCAGCCGGCCCGACGCCCGCGTGGTGCTGGAGGAGGCGGCGCGTGAGCTGCTCGCCGAGGCCGACCGGTACGGCTACGGCCCCGAAGAAGTCATCCACATCATCAGGGAGTTGTCATGA
- a CDS encoding bifunctional adenosylcobinamide kinase/adenosylcobinamide-phosphate guanylyltransferase yields MKVLISGTAAGDGWPAPGCECASCTRLAPGHRRPTDVVLTDPAPPPPTGPTPALGRLPPTEPTPDAPIQPAPAKPTSDGPVRSAPGETAEPASDEPVRPAPTEPAPAELVRLPPAVPLPPGYRTSTGPDGLTLTAPNGERILYAASLPSPPPGRYGERNGRGPSSASTEDSPDPAYTNSAPDPAPAEDARSTYGLVLMDVLDRPERLGDLRRRGVVGERTHVVAVDIDHRVPTEAELARRTAFWGVRAVPDGTVLDTDGPVPAPPTRPRRTLVLGGTRSGKSAEAELRLAAEPEVLYVATGPSGDGDAEWGRRVRAHRERRPAHWGTAETTDLAGLLRAAEIPMLIDGLGTWIAAVFDACDAWSGDGREAVTARCDELVAAWRQVRVPVVAVSDEVGLGVVPATSSGRMFRDALGRLNQRLALESEDVALVVAGRVLPLPV; encoded by the coding sequence GTGAAGGTCCTGATCTCCGGAACGGCGGCCGGTGACGGCTGGCCCGCGCCGGGCTGCGAGTGCGCCTCCTGCACGCGGCTCGCCCCCGGCCACCGCCGCCCCACCGACGTCGTCCTCACCGATCCCGCGCCGCCCCCGCCCACCGGACCCACTCCCGCCCTCGGACGGCTCCCGCCCACCGAGCCCACCCCCGACGCACCCATACAGCCCGCACCCGCCAAGCCCACCTCCGACGGACCCGTACGGTCCGCCCCCGGCGAAACCGCCGAGCCCGCTTCCGACGAGCCCGTACGGCCCGCACCCACCGAGCCCGCACCCGCCGAGCTCGTACGGCTCCCGCCCGCAGTTCCCCTCCCACCCGGGTACCGGACCTCGACCGGCCCCGACGGCCTCACCCTCACCGCTCCCAACGGGGAACGGATCCTCTACGCGGCCTCCCTCCCCTCCCCTCCCCCGGGCCGGTACGGCGAGCGGAACGGGCGGGGGCCGTCCTCGGCATCCACGGAGGACTCCCCGGACCCGGCGTACACGAATAGCGCTCCAGATCCGGCGCCCGCGGAGGACGCGCGGTCCACGTACGGACTGGTGCTGATGGACGTGCTCGACCGGCCGGAGCGGCTGGGGGATCTGCGCCGCCGCGGCGTGGTCGGCGAACGGACCCACGTCGTGGCCGTGGACATCGACCACCGGGTGCCGACGGAGGCGGAGCTGGCCCGCCGGACCGCGTTCTGGGGGGTGCGGGCCGTACCGGACGGGACGGTCCTCGACACCGACGGGCCCGTGCCCGCCCCGCCCACGCGGCCGCGGCGCACCCTGGTCCTGGGCGGGACCCGTTCCGGCAAGTCGGCCGAGGCCGAGCTCCGGCTGGCCGCCGAGCCCGAGGTCCTCTATGTCGCGACCGGGCCGTCCGGCGACGGTGACGCCGAGTGGGGCCGACGGGTCCGGGCGCACCGGGAGCGCCGGCCCGCCCACTGGGGCACGGCCGAGACCACCGACCTGGCCGGACTGCTCCGGGCCGCCGAGATTCCGATGCTGATCGACGGGCTCGGCACCTGGATCGCCGCGGTCTTCGACGCGTGCGACGCCTGGAGCGGGGACGGCCGGGAGGCGGTCACGGCCCGGTGCGACGAGTTGGTCGCCGCCTGGCGGCAGGTCCGGGTACCGGTCGTCGCGGTCTCCGACGAGGTCGGGCTCGGCGTGGTGCCCGCCACCTCCAGCGGCCGGATGTTCCGCGACGCCCTGGGTCGCCTGAACCAGCGACTGGCGCTCGAATCCGAGGACGTCGCCCTGGTGGTGGCGGGCCGCGTCCTCCCCCTGCCCGTCTGA
- the sucB gene encoding 2-oxoglutarate dehydrogenase, E2 component, dihydrolipoamide succinyltransferase, with protein MPKSVQMPQLGESVTEGTVTRWLKKEGERVEADEPLLEVSTDKVDTEIPSPAAGILTKIVVAEDETVEVGAELAVIDENGTEGAASAPAQEAAPEPAPEPAQPISSIPQPAPQAAAPAPAPQAPAPAPAPAPAPQAQAPQAPAPAPAPAPQAQAPAPQAPAAQAPAATPASGDSPYVTPLVRKLAGEHNVDLDALNGTGVGGRIRKQDVLEAARNHREQAAAQAPAPQAAAQAPAQASAPAQAPEPVAVDTTLRGRTEKMSRLRQTIAKRMVESLQVSAQLTSVVEVDVTKIARLRDRAKGEFQRREGVKLSFMPFFALAAIEALKQHPKLNATINSATNEVTYFDAEHLGFATDTERGLVVPVIKDAGDLNIAGLARKIADLAERTRTNKVSPDELGGGTFTLTNTGSRGALFDTPILNQPQVGMLGTGVVVKRPIVVDTADGEVIAVRSMVYLALSYDHRLVDGADAARFLTTIKRRLEEGRFENQLGLNG; from the coding sequence ATGCCGAAGTCCGTACAGATGCCCCAGCTCGGCGAGAGCGTCACCGAGGGCACCGTCACCCGCTGGCTGAAGAAGGAAGGCGAGCGCGTCGAGGCCGACGAGCCGCTCCTCGAAGTCTCCACCGACAAGGTCGACACCGAGATCCCGTCGCCGGCCGCGGGCATCCTCACCAAGATCGTCGTCGCCGAGGACGAGACCGTCGAGGTCGGCGCCGAACTGGCCGTCATCGACGAGAACGGCACCGAGGGCGCGGCTTCGGCCCCGGCCCAGGAGGCCGCTCCCGAGCCGGCCCCCGAGCCGGCCCAGCCGATCTCCTCGATCCCGCAGCCCGCCCCCCAGGCCGCCGCCCCGGCTCCGGCCCCGCAGGCCCCGGCCCCGGCCCCGGCACCGGCTCCGGCTCCGCAGGCTCAGGCCCCGCAGGCTCCGGCGCCCGCCCCGGCCCCGGCTCCGCAGGCTCAGGCCCCGGCTCCGCAGGCCCCGGCTGCCCAGGCCCCCGCCGCGACCCCGGCGTCGGGCGACAGCCCGTACGTCACCCCGCTGGTGCGCAAGCTCGCCGGCGAGCACAACGTCGACCTCGACGCGCTGAACGGCACCGGCGTCGGCGGCCGCATCCGCAAGCAGGACGTGCTCGAGGCCGCCCGCAACCATCGCGAGCAGGCCGCCGCGCAGGCGCCGGCCCCCCAGGCCGCCGCCCAGGCTCCGGCCCAGGCGTCCGCCCCGGCCCAGGCCCCCGAGCCGGTCGCGGTGGACACCACGCTGCGCGGCCGTACCGAGAAGATGTCGCGCCTGCGTCAGACCATCGCCAAGCGCATGGTCGAATCGCTGCAGGTCTCGGCCCAGCTCACCAGCGTGGTCGAGGTCGACGTCACCAAGATCGCGCGGCTGCGCGACCGGGCGAAGGGCGAGTTCCAGCGGCGTGAGGGCGTCAAGCTCTCGTTCATGCCGTTCTTCGCCCTCGCCGCGATCGAGGCGCTCAAGCAGCACCCGAAGCTGAACGCCACGATCAACAGCGCGACCAACGAGGTCACCTACTTCGACGCCGAGCACCTCGGTTTCGCGACGGACACCGAGCGCGGCCTGGTCGTTCCGGTGATCAAGGACGCGGGCGACCTCAACATCGCCGGCCTCGCCCGTAAGATCGCCGACCTGGCCGAGCGGACCCGCACCAACAAGGTGAGCCCGGACGAGCTCGGCGGCGGCACGTTCACGCTGACCAACACCGGCAGCCGGGGCGCGCTGTTCGACACGCCGATCCTCAACCAGCCGCAGGTCGGCATGCTGGGCACCGGCGTGGTCGTCAAGCGCCCGATCGTCGTGGACACCGCCGATGGCGAGGTCATCGCCGTCCGCTCGATGGTGTACCTCGCGCTCAGCTACGACCACCGCCTGGTCGACGGCGCCGACGCCGCCCGCTTCCTGACGACGATCAAGCGTCGCCTGGAGGAGGGCCGTTTCGAGAACCAGCTGGGTCTCAACGGCTAG
- a CDS encoding adenosylcobinamide-GDP ribazoletransferase, with protein MSGTPPSESPSTFADGVRLAIGTLSVFPVRPGVVDRRAAGIAMTAAPFVGALLGVVAGAVLAVALRLGVTPLPASVLAVATLALLTRGLHLDGLADLADGLGSGRPAGPALDIMKKSDIGPFGVVTLVLTLLVQVATLAEVTAAGMGPAAVVVACATGRLALTWACRAGVPSARPGGLGSMVAGTVRRGPALAVTAFVLAGAIAWALLHSTGVLAPWLAGSPSPFPSPGEYRISAGIGDLDAFETAGSFPTDGLLLRWNETATAFWGLPAAVLAGLTAAWALRRRAVRRLGGITGDVLGALVEVATATALVVCAMAVG; from the coding sequence GTGTCTGGAACGCCGCCTTCGGAGAGTCCGTCCACGTTCGCCGACGGGGTGCGTCTCGCGATCGGCACGCTGAGCGTGTTCCCGGTCCGCCCCGGAGTGGTCGACCGCAGGGCCGCGGGGATCGCGATGACGGCCGCCCCGTTCGTCGGAGCACTGCTCGGGGTCGTCGCCGGGGCCGTACTCGCGGTGGCGCTCCGGCTGGGGGTGACGCCGCTCCCCGCGTCGGTGCTGGCCGTGGCGACGCTGGCGCTGCTCACCCGGGGACTGCACCTGGACGGACTGGCCGACCTGGCCGACGGGCTGGGCAGCGGCCGACCGGCCGGACCAGCACTGGACATCATGAAAAAGTCCGATATCGGGCCGTTCGGCGTCGTGACGCTGGTCCTCACCCTGCTGGTCCAGGTGGCGACGCTGGCGGAGGTCACCGCGGCCGGGATGGGCCCGGCCGCGGTGGTGGTCGCCTGCGCGACGGGAAGGCTGGCGCTCACCTGGGCCTGCCGTGCGGGCGTCCCCTCCGCCCGTCCCGGGGGGCTCGGCTCGATGGTCGCGGGCACCGTACGGCGAGGCCCCGCGCTGGCCGTGACGGCGTTCGTGCTCGCCGGGGCGATCGCGTGGGCGCTCCTGCATTCCACCGGAGTCTTGGCGCCGTGGCTTGCGGGGTCGCCGTCACCGTTCCCGTCGCCCGGTGAATACCGGATCAGCGCCGGGATCGGCGACCTCGACGCTTTCGAGACCGCCGGGTCCTTCCCGACGGACGGCCTGCTCCTGCGGTGGAACGAGACGGCCACGGCGTTCTGGGGCCTGCCCGCCGCCGTCCTGGCGGGGTTGACGGCCGCCTGGGCCCTGCGGCGCAGGGCGGTACGGCGGCTGGGCGGGATCACCGGCGACGTGCTCGGCGCCCTCGTCGAGGTCGCCACGGCCACCGCGCTGGTGGTGTGCGCGATGGCCGTGGGCTGA
- the lpdA gene encoding dihydrolipoyl dehydrogenase yields the protein MADGSGPYDIVVLGGGSGGYACALRAAELGKTVALIEKDKIGGTCLHRGCIPTKTLLHSAEVADETRESAAFGVKARFEGIDMDGVHAFKDKIVTRAWKGVQGLLKSKGITIVEGEGRLTGPNRVTVGSDVYEGRNIVLATGSAPRSLPGLDIDGERVITSEHALKLDRVPTSVIVLGGGVIGVEFASVWRSFGAEVTIVEALPHLLPLEEESSSKLLERSFRRRGIKQELGVFFEGVKSTETGVVVTLANGKTLDAELLLVAVGRGAVSTGMGFEEAGIAIERGTVTVDEFCQTSVPGVYAVGDLIPTLQLAHAGFAEGILVAEHIAGLNPVPIDYDGVPRITYSDPEVASVGITSAQARERGHEIVEFTYDLAGNPKSQILQTQGAVKVITAKDGPVLGVHMVGRRVGELVTEGQLIYNWEALPSEVAQLIHAHPTQSEAVGEAMLALAGKPLHVHN from the coding sequence GTGGCTGATGGCAGCGGCCCCTACGACATCGTGGTCCTGGGGGGCGGTAGCGGTGGGTATGCCTGCGCCCTGCGGGCGGCCGAACTGGGCAAGACGGTCGCGCTGATCGAGAAGGACAAGATCGGCGGCACCTGTCTGCACCGGGGATGCATCCCCACCAAGACCCTTCTGCACTCGGCGGAGGTGGCCGACGAGACGCGGGAGAGCGCGGCGTTCGGCGTCAAGGCCCGGTTCGAGGGCATCGACATGGACGGCGTCCACGCGTTCAAGGACAAGATCGTCACCCGCGCCTGGAAGGGCGTGCAGGGCCTGCTCAAGAGCAAGGGCATCACGATCGTCGAGGGCGAGGGCCGGCTCACCGGCCCGAACCGGGTCACCGTGGGCTCCGACGTCTACGAGGGCCGCAACATCGTGCTGGCGACGGGCTCGGCGCCCCGGTCGCTGCCCGGCCTGGACATCGACGGCGAGCGGGTCATCACCAGCGAGCACGCGCTCAAGCTCGACCGGGTGCCGACCTCGGTCATCGTGCTGGGCGGCGGCGTCATCGGCGTGGAGTTCGCCAGCGTGTGGCGCTCCTTCGGCGCCGAGGTGACGATCGTCGAGGCCCTGCCGCACCTGCTTCCGCTGGAGGAGGAGTCGAGCTCCAAGCTGCTGGAGCGCTCCTTCCGCCGCCGCGGCATCAAGCAGGAGCTGGGCGTCTTCTTCGAGGGCGTCAAGAGCACCGAAACCGGCGTGGTCGTCACACTCGCCAACGGCAAGACCCTCGACGCCGAGCTGCTGCTCGTCGCCGTCGGCCGCGGCGCCGTCTCCACGGGCATGGGCTTCGAGGAGGCGGGCATCGCGATCGAGCGGGGCACCGTCACCGTCGACGAGTTCTGCCAGACCAGCGTGCCGGGCGTGTACGCGGTCGGCGACCTGATCCCGACCCTGCAGCTCGCCCACGCGGGCTTCGCCGAGGGCATCCTGGTGGCCGAGCACATCGCCGGGCTCAACCCGGTGCCGATCGACTACGACGGCGTGCCGCGGATCACCTACTCCGACCCCGAGGTCGCGTCAGTGGGCATCACCTCCGCCCAGGCCCGCGAGCGTGGTCACGAGATCGTCGAGTTCACCTACGACCTCGCCGGCAACCCCAAGAGCCAGATCCTGCAGACCCAGGGCGCGGTGAAGGTCATCACCGCGAAGGACGGCCCGGTGCTCGGTGTGCACATGGTCGGCCGTCGCGTCGGTGAGCTCGTGACCGAGGGTCAGCTCATCTACAACTGGGAGGCACTCCCCTCCGAGGTCGCGCAGCTCATCCACGCGCACCCCACCCAGTCCGAGGCCGTCGGCGAGGCGATGCTCGCCCTCGCAGGCAAGCCCCTGCACGTCCACAACTGA
- a CDS encoding leucyl aminopeptidase, with protein MRTAKARLASGDVTTVRLNSTDNAVSFDTDALVVGVHTGPDGPRPAPGAESLDEALGGRLSATLGAMGVKGKVGEIAKLPTFGALTAPLLAVVGLGDAPEGGYDPETLRRAAGTATRALAGTSRVALALPAADAERAGAVALGGLLGAYTFTTYRTTGEQTAPVAELTVLSAADGAQAAIERATTLAESVTLVRDLVNTPPSDLWPARFAEIAEQTGSKAGLSVEVLDEDALKEQGFGGIVAVGQGSARPPRLVRLAYNHPEATKTVAFVGKGITFDSGGLSLKPSAAMDWMKSDMGGAGAVFGSLVAIAKLGLKVNAVGYLCLAENMPSGTAQRPSDVFTSYAGKTVEVLDTDAEGRLVLIDGIARAGQDNPDVIVDIATLTGAQIVALGWRTAGVMANDDELREEVVLAAGEQGEAAWGMPLPEELRKGLDSPVADIANLHPERFGGMLTAAIFLREFVPEGVRWAHIDMAGPAFNKGEPHGYTPKGGTGAITRTLVGLAERYAG; from the coding sequence ATGCGTACTGCCAAAGCCCGACTAGCATCAGGCGACGTGACCACTGTGCGGCTGAACTCAACTGACAACGCTGTCTCGTTTGATACCGACGCGCTGGTCGTCGGCGTCCATACCGGTCCGGACGGCCCCCGCCCCGCCCCGGGGGCCGAGAGCCTGGACGAGGCGCTCGGCGGCAGGCTCTCCGCGACGCTCGGCGCAATGGGCGTCAAGGGCAAAGTGGGCGAGATCGCCAAGCTTCCGACCTTCGGCGCGCTGACCGCCCCGCTGCTGGCCGTCGTCGGCCTCGGCGACGCCCCCGAGGGCGGCTACGACCCCGAGACGCTGCGCCGCGCCGCCGGTACGGCCACCCGGGCCCTCGCGGGGACCTCCCGCGTCGCGCTCGCCCTGCCCGCCGCGGACGCCGAGCGCGCCGGAGCCGTCGCCCTGGGCGGCCTGCTCGGCGCCTACACCTTCACCACCTACCGGACCACCGGCGAGCAGACCGCCCCGGTGGCCGAACTGACCGTGCTGAGCGCCGCAGACGGCGCCCAGGCCGCGATCGAGCGCGCCACCACCCTGGCCGAGTCGGTCACCCTCGTCCGCGACCTGGTCAACACCCCGCCCTCGGACCTGTGGCCGGCCCGCTTCGCCGAGATCGCCGAGCAGACCGGCTCGAAGGCGGGCCTGTCGGTGGAGGTCCTGGACGAGGACGCGCTCAAGGAGCAGGGCTTCGGCGGCATCGTCGCGGTGGGCCAGGGATCGGCCAGGCCGCCGCGCCTGGTCCGCCTCGCCTACAACCACCCGGAGGCCACCAAGACGGTCGCGTTCGTCGGCAAGGGCATCACCTTCGACTCGGGCGGCCTGTCGCTCAAGCCGTCGGCCGCGATGGACTGGATGAAGTCGGACATGGGCGGCGCGGGGGCGGTCTTCGGCTCGCTCGTCGCGATCGCCAAGCTGGGTCTCAAGGTCAACGCGGTCGGTTACCTCTGCCTGGCGGAGAACATGCCCAGCGGCACCGCCCAGCGCCCCTCCGACGTCTTCACCAGCTACGCGGGCAAGACCGTCGAGGTGCTCGACACCGACGCGGAGGGCCGCCTGGTCCTGATCGACGGCATAGCCCGCGCCGGTCAGGACAACCCCGACGTGATCGTGGACATCGCCACGCTCACCGGCGCGCAGATCGTGGCGCTGGGCTGGCGTACGGCCGGCGTCATGGCCAACGACGACGAGCTCCGCGAGGAGGTCGTCCTGGCCGCCGGCGAGCAGGGCGAGGCCGCCTGGGGCATGCCCCTGCCGGAGGAGCTCCGCAAGGGGCTCGACTCTCCTGTCGCCGACATCGCCAACCTCCACCCGGAGCGCTTCGGCGGCATGCTGACGGCCGCCATCTTCCTGCGCGAATTCGTGCCGGAAGGGGTCCGCTGGGCACACATCGACATGGCGGGCCCCGCCTTCAACAAGGGCGAACCGCACGGCTACACCCCGAAGGGCGGCACCGGGGCGATCACCCGGACCCTCGTCGGCCTCGCCGAGCGCTACGCGGGCTGA
- a CDS encoding CPBP family intramembrane glutamic endopeptidase, which yields MSRRSSDLRLFLLAAFGLSWLVALPIWLTDAPLGSPLITLFGGVMMFTPALGVLAVRLYGRRREEPRTTRREWARRTGLTLGESRGRTFALMALAWLGTPLLVVVAIALSAALGLLAVDLDGLSLFRAALAAGPGGQPPGMDPATLAAVQLAAALLIAPLINSIAAFGEEWGWRGWLLPRLMPLGTWRALLVSGVIWGAWHAPLTLRGYNYPQLGAWAAPMFVVFCVAYGALLGWLRLRSGSIWPAVIGHGALNASGSITLLVGDAAQPPNLVVAGITGLVGSALLAVVAAALFRFRPVRRPDPVAV from the coding sequence ATGTCACGTCGTTCCTCCGACCTCCGGCTGTTCCTGCTCGCCGCGTTCGGCCTGTCCTGGCTGGTCGCCCTCCCCATCTGGCTGACCGACGCCCCGCTCGGCTCCCCGCTGATCACATTGTTCGGCGGCGTGATGATGTTCACCCCCGCACTCGGCGTCCTCGCCGTCCGGCTGTACGGCAGGCGGCGGGAAGAGCCCCGGACCACCCGGCGCGAGTGGGCCCGGCGGACCGGCCTGACCCTCGGTGAGAGCCGGGGCCGCACGTTCGCCCTCATGGCGCTGGCCTGGCTCGGCACCCCGCTGCTGGTCGTCGTGGCGATCGCGCTCAGCGCCGCCCTCGGCCTGCTCGCCGTCGATCTCGACGGGCTCAGCCTGTTCCGCGCGGCCCTGGCCGCAGGCCCCGGGGGGCAGCCACCCGGGATGGACCCCGCGACGCTGGCCGCCGTGCAGCTCGCGGCCGCCCTCCTGATCGCCCCGCTGATCAACTCGATCGCGGCGTTCGGTGAGGAGTGGGGCTGGCGGGGCTGGCTCCTGCCGCGCCTGATGCCACTGGGCACCTGGCGGGCGCTGCTGGTCTCCGGGGTGATCTGGGGCGCCTGGCACGCCCCGCTCACCCTGCGCGGCTACAACTACCCCCAGCTCGGCGCATGGGCGGCACCCATGTTCGTCGTCTTCTGCGTGGCCTACGGGGCCCTGCTCGGCTGGCTCCGCCTCCGCTCCGGCAGCATCTGGCCCGCCGTCATCGGCCACGGCGCGCTGAACGCGTCAGGGAGCATCACCCTGCTCGTGGGCGACGCCGCCCAGCCGCCGAACCTCGTCGTCGCCGGGATCACCGGACTGGTCGGCTCGGCGCTGCTGGCCGTGGTCGCCGCCGCGCTGTTCCGGTTCCGGCCGGTCCGGCGGCCCGATCCGGTCGCCGTCTGA
- a CDS encoding TIGR01777 family oxidoreductase has protein sequence MAIIVTGSSGLLGSALVKALRADGTRVVRLVRRAPKGADESFWNPGKGLIDPAALQGAQAVVHLAGAGIGDRRWSDDVKRELVRSRVEGTRTLAKALVELPDRPPTLLSASAIGYYGDTGDREVDETAPPGEGFLAQEVVVPWEAATAPAEEAGIRVARLRTGLVLSGEGGMLAKILPIFKLGLGAPLGSGRQYWSWISIDDWVHAVLRILDDPEISGPVNLTAPRPVTNAEFTKALGEALHRPTMPIAVPGFALRTAIGGFAEEGVLTGQRVLPRRLLESGHTFRHTRLNEALAAVL, from the coding sequence ATGGCGATCATCGTGACCGGGTCCTCGGGCCTGCTTGGATCGGCTCTGGTCAAGGCTCTGCGGGCCGACGGCACCCGGGTGGTCAGGTTGGTACGGCGGGCGCCGAAAGGCGCCGACGAGTCGTTCTGGAACCCGGGAAAGGGGCTCATCGACCCGGCGGCCCTGCAGGGCGCGCAGGCGGTGGTCCACCTCGCCGGAGCGGGGATCGGCGACCGGCGCTGGAGCGACGACGTCAAGCGCGAACTGGTCCGCAGCCGGGTCGAGGGGACCAGGACGCTCGCAAAGGCGCTGGTGGAGCTGCCGGACCGGCCTCCGACGCTGCTGTCCGCGTCGGCGATCGGCTACTACGGCGACACCGGGGACCGCGAGGTGGACGAGACGGCGCCGCCGGGTGAGGGATTCCTCGCCCAGGAGGTGGTGGTGCCCTGGGAGGCCGCGACGGCACCCGCCGAGGAGGCCGGCATCCGGGTGGCCCGGCTCCGCACCGGCCTGGTGCTGAGCGGCGAGGGCGGCATGCTGGCGAAGATCCTGCCGATCTTCAAGCTGGGGCTGGGCGCGCCCCTGGGATCGGGGAGGCAGTACTGGTCGTGGATCTCGATCGACGACTGGGTGCACGCCGTACTGCGCATCCTGGACGATCCGGAGATCTCGGGCCCGGTCAACCTCACCGCCCCGCGGCCGGTCACCAACGCGGAGTTCACCAAGGCGCTCGGAGAGGCCCTGCACCGGCCCACCATGCCGATCGCCGTGCCCGGGTTCGCGCTGCGCACGGCCATCGGAGGATTCGCCGAGGAGGGGGTGCTGACCGGGCAGCGGGTGCTGCCCCGGCGCCTCCTGGAGTCTGGCCACACGTTCCGGCATACGCGTCTCAACGAGGCGCTGGCCGCCGTACTCTAG